AAATTCCCCATAATATCTTTTTCCAAGAAACACCATATCGCGGATAATCAGGAGCGACCACTTGTCCCCAATAACATCGAGGGTAAAAGCGATGGGGCATCCAGACTGCCTACAATTATCCTTTGGTTTAGCCATTTAAATGCATTATATAAAAATAACTTGCATTATGCAATTATTTTGGTATACTACGATTACTTGCATATTAAAAGTAATAAAACAAAGGAGACTCCTATGAATAATTTTGTCGTTTGGTTTGAAATTCCGGTTAATAATTTGGATAGAGCAATGAAGTTCTACTCAACGGTCATGGCGGTCGAATTACAGCCAGTTGCCATGGGTCCAAAAAAGGGAGCTATGTTTCCCTTTACACAGAATGTTGCATCAGGCTCCCTTCTTGAAAGCAAAGAAAAAAAACCAAGCAACATGGGCACAATGGTTTATCTCAATGGCGGTGAGGATCTGTCGGTTCCACTGAAACGGGTAAAAGGTGCAGGCGGAAAGATTGTTCAAGAAAAAATCAGTATTGGTGAAAATGGCTTCATGGCGATCTTTGAAGACACCGAAGGTAATCATGTTGCGCTTCACAGCCGGAAATAAATGGAGCTTGTGGAGACCTTCCCATGCATAACAATCGACGATGGATGGCGATTTCAGCAGCGACTGGGCTCGCTTTCTTCCTTATCGCCAACTTCACGGACTTCTTCGTAGGGTTGAATATTGTGTCCGGTCTGATTCAAATCGTGATCAACATCTTTGTCTTCGTGACATGGTTGGGTGGGTATCGCACTAGTCATGGTCGTGTGCGGTTTCTTGCGTTCTTTGGAGTTATTGCGCCACCTATATTGGCAGGAACTACGCTCTACCGCGTTGTCATCCCTTTCTTCTTTCGGTTTGTTCATTGAATACTGTTAACGAACTTGCAAGGATCGCGGTGATATTGAGTTTTGATTATTATAAAGAGAGGGTTTTCCCGTGAGCGATCTTTGTCCAAGGAGATTTGAGGCAAGGAGGGGGCAATATGACTAGACTAAATCACGAAATCTTTATCAATGTGCCGCCAGAAAAGGTTTGGAAGACTCTGGCGAATCTAGAAGCGGTAGCAAAGTATAATCCTGGGGTTGCTCACGCCAAATACATCACTGCTCAGAAGGAGGGGGTCGGAGCCACCCGGCAATGCGAACTTAAAAATAAGAGTGTGCTCAAAGAAAGAGTCATTGGTTGGAATCCAATTCAGTCAATGACGATGGAGCTTTCCGAAAGTGATTGGCCTGTCCAAGACATGCAATGGACCACGGATCTCACCTCCAAAAACGGGGGAACATTTATCACTCAAAAATTGCAGTACCGACCTAAAGGGGTAATGGGTACGATTTTGAATTTCCTCATCATGAAGAGAATGATGAATAAGTCCTTAAATGAAATCTTTGAAAGTATGAAAAAGTACATTGAAGCTGGACAGAGTATGAACTGTTAAATCAAACAAGCTGAATCCGTGTCCGAAATTTCAGGGCAAGATCAACCTAACCCGTTTGCTTTTAGGAGTTAAATGAAAAAGGGCCTGACAATTCTCTTGCTCATCATTTTAATAATGTTTTTCTCGATATTTGCTCTCATCACTAAGTTTCAACACGAAGATTTAAAGACCATTCAAAAAGCAAAACAGGTTGACTCATTTATCGTAACATTTTGTATGGAAAATAAAATAATCCCGTCTTTGTTAGCCCTTAAAGAGCACTTTCCTGACCTAAATTGGAAGACTGGCTGGTTTTTTTACACCAATGAAAGAGATTGGATGAGACTTCAGTATCCAATGCGCTGGTGGAATAAAGAAGCCATTGGAACCCGAAGGATCTCGGAATTTACTGCTACGGTTTATGCCTACGCGGTGGATTACCATTGTAAGGATGGCCCGTGAACTTAAAATACATTGCTATAGCAGGTGGAGGTTTATCAATTCTTACGGCGCTGGTCCTAACCTGGCCGAATTGGCTTCCCATCTGGCTTCCCATCAACTCGCCTCCTCTTTATGAAAAAGATGCTCGCGAGTATTTGCAGAAAAAAGAAGTTTCTTCGGAAGTCATTCGAAAACTCGAAGAAAGAAAACTTCTTTCAGAGGCTGAAGTTCTGGAATTATCAAAATTTAAAAATGTGGCCGTTCTGCATTTGCTGGCCAGTAATCCGGGCGCTACAGAGGATCTCCTTCGTCAATTGGCTGACCATAGATCAAAGGTGGTTCTCTGGGGAGTCGCATCTAATAAAAACACTCCCCTTGAAATATTATTAAAATTTAGAACTCCGGGAGATTACACCACAATGAATTGTTACCTCGCCAGAAACCCTGGTCTGCCCGAACCCTTGATTCGCGAAATGTATAAACAAGGCGAAGCAAGCCTTTTCGATTTTGCTCTGAATGAAAGTCTTCCCGCCGATCTGATGGAAGAGCTGCTGTCGAAAGACGAGACAGTAAGATTTGGCCTCTCATTGAATTTGAAAATTCCTGATCATATCTGTCAAGCTTTGGCCAATGATCCTGACGAGCTCGTGCGAAGAAACTTAAGAAAAAAGTGTCCGGTCCAGCCTGCGGGAAAGTAAGGATGACCTGATTTATCAACCCAGTGCCTGTTAACTCCTCTAATTATTATGACAAGCAAAGATAACAATCTATATATTATCGAAGATGGATTCCATTACCTGCAATATATATTCGTTATTGGAGGGATTTTAATTGTGATGATGGGTCTTCTCGTGGCAGTTGAAAAGGTCACAACCCTGGTGTTAACGGGGATAGGAATGACCTTGCTGGGTTTTATTGTGGAAAGAAAAAAAACGATCTTTGATAGCTATAAGAGGACCGTTTTTATAAAAGGCTTCCGATTGTTATGGCAAAACACTCTCTCCGTTCCGTTTGAGGATTGTCTTGATGTTGTTGCGATAATGTCCGTTGATCAGATGGAAAGAACCAGCATCCCCCACCGGATGTTTCGTCTCCAGCTTATCACCAAGAACGGCCCTCTCTTTCTCCTGAATACCAATTATCCGGATCTGGCCGAATTGTCGGAGATACTTCTACATATCCGAAATGTCCTTGGATTGAAAAAGGTGGATGATGTTGCAGAACACAACTGGAAGTACGCTGAAGAGGAAGGAAATGAACTGCAGAAACGCCTGTGGGAAACCTATATCAACATCCATAAAAAAAAATGAAAATAGAAAAAATAACTTTCATGATCTGATAACATCAGTTATGTGTCGCTTCTAAACTCAGCTATCATTGTAAAAGCAACGCAATTGTCAAATCCCCAATGGAACAACTCTTTGAGTATATCGAAGGAAAAGAGATTTTTATGGATGGGTCAGGAGGAGCAAAACCTCTAAACTTTATAAACCGTACAATAAACCTTACAATTGTCAACGGGGGAAAGTAATATTTCCATTTTACGGAGGTTGGCAAAATGTGTTATACAGTCATAGGCAGGAAATTGAATTGGAAATGAAAAAATCAAAGGCTGACCAGAAACTCATGGAAAAATTCGAATTATCCTCGCCCGATAAATGGGTCGATTCCTACGGAGATTATCTTTATCGCTGCGCACTGGCCCGTGTCAGGGACCCAAAACTCGCCGAGGAGATTGTCCAGGAAACGTTTCTGGCAGGGCTTCAATCCCGGGATCAGTTCAGGGGGGAATCTTCGGAGCGGGGTTGGCTCGTGGGGATTCTTAAACACAAGGTGATTGAATACTTCAGAAAAACTAGCCGTGAATTTACGGTTGAAACCCCCGAACCCTTTGGAGATGAATTCGAGGGGGTTTTTGACGAAATCGGCCACTGGAAAGGGGATAAAACAGGGCCCTGCGAATGGAACCAGAATCCGGATACCCTCTTAGAGCGAAAAGAATTTTGGATTGCGCTTGATGGGTGCCTTTCGAGGCTCCCTTCCCGAATGGCCAATGTATTTTCGTTAAGGGAAATCGACGATATTGGCAGTGAGAAGATCTGTGAAGTGTTAGATATTTCGACTTCGAACCTTTGGGTGCTCCTTCATCGCGCGCGTATGCAGTTAAGGCAATGTCTCGAAATTCAGTTTTTTGGCACAAAATCGCCTGAAGGGAAGGTCTGATGCGCCAATGGGTCGTTAATTTCCTTTCACGTCATACCCCTTCCTGCAAAGAGATGGTTCGACTTATATCTGATTCAATGGAAAAACAGCCTTCGATCCGGTTGCGGATTAAAATGGCCCTTCATTATTTAATTTGTAAATGGTGCCTCCGTTATAAAAAACAGCTTTTCTTTATCAGAAAAATGTTAAAGCTCCATCCCGGGAAAATCGAAGAAGATGTTTCGATAGTCCTCTCCCCCGAAGCCCGGAAACGGCTGAACTGGTCTTTAAATCCCAAAAACCCGTAATTTCCACCTTTCCGAAAGGTTTTTGAAAGGTTTTCTCCCCAAAAACGACTTTCTTCTAACTGCATGTCCAAATCTTTTAACAAATCGATTTAATTCAAAAATATTTGTAAGGTTTTGTTGATTCAACCGACGTATGTTTGAAGAGTCGATCATTTAACCGCTTTCAAATAAAGGAGGAAAGTTATGCACAGTTCATTCTTCGAATGATTTCATGGGTGTTTTAATTCAGTAAAATGAATTTACCTGATTGCCAATAAAAAAACTAAAAAGGATCTAACCTAATATAAGGAGAAACAGATGAGAACAGGATCGAAAGCAAATCATTTCATTTTTGCGTCAGCGTTGTTAGGAACTCTCTTGATTGCAATGCCGGCATTTTCGATGGAGCCCGACACCATGAAGATGGAGGACAAAAAAGGGGAAATGATGCAAAGCGAACAGATGAGTGCCGATAAAATGACCCAGACAGCGGACGAAAAGAGTATGAAGAAAGAGAAGGAAATGAAAAAGAAGGGAATGAAGATGAAGAAAAAAGAGATGAAAAAAGATGGAATGATGAAAGAAGACAATATGATGAAGGATAACGGAATGAAAAAAGATCAAATGGGTAAGGACGAAATGAAAATGAATAAATAAGATCCGGCAACGATTCCTTGTAAATATCATGGGGTTTACCATGAATAAACAATATCTTGATATCAAGCGGCACGGGTTATGGGTGCGGTTGTCGCACTGGCTTAATGTTGTGCCTCTTTTTATTCTGGTGATGAGCGGTTTTCAGATTTTTAACGCGCATCCCCATCTTTATTGGGGCGATCGATCCGATCGTGACCAGGCGTTTTTTTCGATCCAATCAGAAACAACGGAAGAAAATAAGATTAAAGGTGAGTTGGCGATTTTGGGTCATTCTTTTGACACGACCGGTTTTTTAGGTGCATCAACCAGAAGTGACGGAGAAGTGACCCGGATCGCCTTTCCTGGATGGATTACGATTCCAGGGGTCCAATGGCTGGCTATGGCTCGCCGGTGGCACCTCTTTTTTGCCTGGTTTTTTGTGTTAAATGGAATTTTGTTTTTTCTATATAGTTTTTGTTTTGGACATTTTTTAAAAGACCTTTTTCCCACCTGGAAAGAGTTTGGACGAATCAGGAAAAGCCTGATTGATCATGTTTTGTTTAGACATCCAAAGGGAGAAGAGACAGCTCGTTACAATATTTTGCAGAAAATAGCCTACCTCGGAGTTCTTTTTATCTTGGCCCCCCTCATCATTTTAACCGGTATGGCCATGTCGCCAAGAATAGACGCCATTGCTCCATGGTTGACCGTCCTGTTTGGAGGAAGGCAATCAGCGCGCTCCTTTCATTTCATTAGCTGTTTTCTTTTTATCGGTTTCTTTTTTATTCATATTTTCATGGTATTTACCACCGGGGTTTTCAATAATTTGAGATCAATGATTACGGGCAGGTATAGAATTCAAGTGAAGTGAAAAAACGCTCTCTAAAGGCATAAAAGGAATACAAACATGGAAGACCAAAATAATTGGAAACGGCGCAATTTCATTAAGGGGGCCTTCCTGGGAGTGGTTGCGCTCTCGTTAACTGGATGCGATTATTTTAGCAGAAATAAAACTTTTACAAAAATTTTGAGCCAAGCCGAAACACTCAATCGAAAACTGCAAAAGGCCATCAGACCGAGAGCCGCAATGGCAAAAGAATTTTCCGAAACTGATCTCTCGCCGATATTTCCTGTCAACGGGAACAGTAATCCTGAAAATTCCACGTATCAGAGGCATTTAGGGGAAGGATTTGAAAATTGGACGTTAGCTATTAACGGGTTGGTCGAAAACCCCTTGCGTTTTTCGCTTAACGAGATTAAGCAATTTCCATCACGAGTTCAAATCACAAGGCATGATTGCGTGGAAGGATGGAGCGCTATCGGAAAGTGGAAAGGGGTTAAACTAGGAGATCTATTGGATAGGGTAAGATTGAAACCAACCGCACGTTATGTGATATTTCATTGTGCGGATTCTGATGAAGATGACGTTGTTTATTATGAAAGTATTGACCTTGAAGACGCCTTTCATCCCCAAACGATTCTCGCCTATGAATTAAATGACAAACCCCTTCCGGTTGCCAATGGGGCACCCATTCGTCTCAGAGTGGAAAGACAATTGGGGTATAAAATGGCTAAATTCATTATGGAAATTGAAGTTTCAGATCGTCTTAGTCATGTGGGAGAGGGTCAAGGAGGTTACTGGGAAGACCAAGGGTATGAGTGGTACGCAGGGATTTAAGGAACATATCTGAGAACGCTCCAGAGCCTTTAACGAAGGAATCTTATTTTGAGGAATTCCCCAAAGTATTTGCGGCAATTTACAAAGGACAGATTTTCTGAAGAACACTCTAAACAAAGTAAAAGACACCGCAGGCGTGATTGCCCCGCCTCCGTTGCTTTATGCGGCTGGTCTCGTTGCGGGATTTCTTTTGCATACGGTCTTTCCGCTTCGGATCCCATTCGGCGCCATGCCGGCGGTTTTGGGTCTATGCCTGATCGGAACGGGTGTTTTGCTGGCTGCGGCAGGTTTCCGGACGATGAGCCGTGTCGGCACCCATGTCGACCCGTTTAAACCTACGACGGCGCTGGTCACGGATGGACCGTTCCGCTTCAGTCGCAATCCATTGTATCTGTCATTGACTCTGCTCTACGGCGGGATCGCCCTTTTCATGAATCTTCCGTGGGCCATTCTATTCCTTCCGATCGTTCTCTTGATCATGCGCCGGGGCGTGATTGACCGTGAAGAACGCTATCTGGAGCAAAAATTCGGCGTTGCGTATTCACGTTATAAACAGAGAGTTCGAAGGTGGATTTGACGTTCACCCTTTCAAGGCCGACGCGCCCAGTCGGTGTCCGGCTCAAGCGGGGTGTCAGGCATTACCAATAACAGGAGCACTAAGAAATGGCTATGGCGACGAAAACCTGGGGTACCATCCTGCTTTTCGTTCTCACGTTAGGATGCAGTACGAATTTCCCAAAAATTCCTGCTGAGGGGAGTATGCATGGACACATGTTAAGAACCACCGTAGATTCCGAAATCGCGCGATACTATCTCGAAGCTTATCTGGCGGATAAAAAAACCAATACACAGTTTGATAAACAAATTGAAACCGCGCTGGAAAGCGCCAAAACGATGCCCCTGTGGCATGAGAAGCTAAGCTATCTATCGAACCAGTTATCGGTGGATTTTGCCGCCCTGTATCTGGCTAAGTCCATATTAGAAGATTTGCGAAATCAGCGGGCTCAATCGGTTTATGAAGAATCCGTCAGACGAGACACACTGGAACGCGCGCTACCCAAATTACCCTCGGAGTCGTCATCCTATCTCGTACTTTTTGTGCCGGGCCTGTTCTATCAGTCGGAAAAAGAAAACGGTGCGGATTTGTCCAACCCCAGAAGGGTCGTGACGCAAATGGGTCTGGAAAACCGTTTTATTGAAATTGATCAAAGCGGCACTGTTGAGCATAACGCTGTTCTGATTGAACAAGCCATTCTTCATCATAGCGGTTCTGGTAAGGGGCTGATTTTAGTGAGCGCCAGTAAAGGCGGGCCAGAAGTCGCACTGGCTTTGAGTACTCTCGAAAAATTGCAACAACCCCATCAAGTCAAGGCATGGATCAACATCGGTGGTCTCCTGCAAGGCAGCGCTCTGGCTGATTCGGCTTTGGAGTGGCCAAAACGCGTCTTAGTCCGCTTTGTCTTTTGGTGGAAAGGTTGGGATTTGGCAAGCCTCGAGAGTATTACCACTCAACAAAGTCAGACTCGCTTTCAAAAGTTTGCATTACCTAAACAGGTGCTCATCATCAATTACATTGGCATCCCCTTATCCGGTAATATCAGTCAGCGTGCAATGGATGGTTATCTTGACCTGCGCCATCAAGGGCCAAACGACGGCTTGACCTTGATCCCCGATGAGATTGCGCCAAACAACCGCACGATCGTGGAACTTGGATTGGATCATTTTCTATCGGCCCCGGATATTGACTTACGAACCGGCGCTCTGACTTACACCCTGATTCAGATGCTTTTAAAAACAAACCCTTGAGGAGCGCCAATGAATCGAAGAATTTTTCTTAACAGGCTTTCAGGAGACACTTTCATGAAAAGATTTGGTTTTAAGAATATTTGGATATTCGTCGCACTTTGGATAGTCTTCGTTTCCATGCCTGGTCGCTCAGCTGAAATTCCCGTAAACCCGGATACCCGACTGGAAATAGCGACCTTTGCCGGAGGTTGTTTCTGGTGTATGGTTCCCCCTTTCAAGAAACTGGAGGGGGTCATTTCAGTCACTTCGGGCTATACGGGAGGTCATGTCGAAAATCCTACTTATGAGCAGGTTTCGGCCGGAGGAACGGGCCACGCCGAAGCTGTGCAGATTAAATACGATCCCGGTCGAATCAGTTATGGGACTCTGTTGAATGTTTTCTGGCATAACATCGACCCGACAGTCGTCGACTACCAGTTTTGCGATCATGGCAATCAGTACAGAAGCGAGGTTTTTTACCATACCGATATGCAGAAACGGCTGGCGGAGGAGTCCAGGGCCGCCCTCGAAAAAACAAAGCCGTTTAAGGGCCCCATTGTCACAAAAATAACCCCGGCGTTAAAATTTTACCCGGCAGAGGAATATCACCAGGATTTTTATAATAAAAGTCCTATTCGCTATAAATTTTATCGCCACCGTTGCGGGCGGGATCAACGGCTCGAAGAGCTATGGGGAAAATCAAACACTCCCCATTAAAAATGTTAGACCGTGATATAGGACAGTACTTTGCCCATGAGCTTGTTAATCTCGGCATACGCAGATTCAGTTGCCGCCCGTATGGCCTGTTCTGTTTGAATATATACGCCGTCACCCAACTCGCCGCGGCAGTTCCGAATAAGTAAATCGGCTGTCCGGGGCGTTGTTTCCAAATGGAACTGTAACCCGATGACGTTCTTGCCGATCTGGAATGCCTGATTTTCGCAAACGGAGCTTTTCGCGAGGCGCACAGCGCCAGGAGGCAGATCAAACGTTTCGCCATGCCAGTGAAACACTGGCACTTGCCGAGGAAAGCGGAACACATCTCCGTTAGCGTCCACGGCTTCGATCGGGAACCAGCCGATTTCCTTCTCCGCATTGGCATACACCCGCGCGCCCAACGCGCTTGCAATAAGTTGGGCGCCCAGGCAAACGCCCACGACCGACTGTCCCCGGCGAACGGCCTCTTGAAGGAACCGCTTTTCTTGCTTGAGCCACGGATATTCCCGTTCGTCGTTAACACTCATCGGGCCGCCCATCGCGACCACGACGTCAACGGTCCGAGGGTTTGGCAGTTCCGATGACTCGTAGAAGCGAGTGTATTGAACATCTGCCCCTGTCTCGGCCAGCCAGGCCTCGATACTCCCGAGACCTTCAAAAGGCACATGCTGAAGAACGTGAACCTTCATATCTCCTGCCTGTCTCCTGTACGGCTAACGTTTAAAATGTGGAATCGCAGACTTTTTCAGCCTAACGATTGGGCTAACCGTGGTGAAAAAGCTGTGCGAAGCCCCGCTTTTGCACGGACGTGTTGAGCGATTTATCAAGCATCTGCATTTCGCAGATACCTCAGCTGAACCAAACCTGTGGGGTAGGTCTTGGACCCCACAAGCCGACCTTGTTTCCGCATCTTTAACTCCAAAGGGCTCACTGGACAAATTTAAGTTTAGAAATAAAACGCCTCCTTCCGATTTTAAAGACATTTTCTTTATTTCGAACAATTCCTCTGGATGTTCCATCCGGTATTCTCCCAGACGCTTCACCCAGGCTTCCGGAACCAGATAGTGCGGTATTTTTTCAAAAGGAAACGGGGCGGGCAATCCTTTTAACAAGGCAACATCCCGGCCTTCTACGGTTTCAAATTGAACCGGATAGTTCATTAAAGGGATGGAGATCAGGCCGAATAGCATCTTTGCAGGAATAAACGTATCATGATTTATGGGAACAAGATCAAGTCTGTTTCCCATTGCTGTGACATTTAATTTCTCACCTTTTTGTGAAATGGCCGATAATCCTCCAAAAATCACATAATCACCGGCATATTTCTGTAGCGTTTGAATGGGGACTTTAACAGGTTTAAATTGAGGCGGGGGTGGAGGCTGAGGAGGCTGAATGCCATATTTGGCCTCAAGCGCCAATTCCATTGCTTTCAGGCTAACCTGGTTGCCAAAACTTCGTGCTTCGGCTGTATTGGCCAGAATAACCACGCCTAGTTTTTGTTCCGGTAATACCGTCAGGGTTCCAAAGAAAGGAGGATATCCCCCGTCATGCCAGGCGATTCTGCTCACTCCTGATACCTCCAGTCCATTAAGCATCCAGGCCATCCCGATTTCATGTCCAAAATCGAGAGCCAATCCACGATATTGAGGGGTAAACATCTCTTTGAGGGTTTCCGGATTCAGGACCCGGCTCTCTTGTGAACTTCCTTCAGCAAAAATAAATCTCATAAACTGCGCCATGTCTCTGACATTGGAAAGCATGGAACCGGCCGGCAGATCCCGAAGAGAGAGTCTACGCATCTCTTTTCCCTCTCGGTATCCTTTGGAATAATAGTTTCCAAAATCAGGGATAAGTCCGAAAGATGAATGAATCATCCCTAAAGGTTGCAATAAATCGCGTTGCATTGCCGTTTCATAATCTTCTCCGCTTATTTTTTCAATGATTCGACCTAAAAGACTAAAATCAAGATTGGAATATTTGTATTGAGTCTGCGGCGGGCTCGCCAGGCTTTCTTCTTTAAGAGTGTCAACCAATCGGGATAATGAATCCGGTTTTTCGACCCACATTCCTTTGAGATAGTCCGCAGGCAATCCGGAATGATGGGCCATGAGAGATCTTGGCGTAATGGGGAGAGCGTGGCCAAACCGGCTTCGGATTGAAAAATCAGAAAGATAGTTTGTCGCCGTTAGCGATAACGGTCATTGTGAGCGATTTATAAATACGAAGCTCCTTTCTGGTTAAACAGGAAAAAAAATCATGATCCGCGTTTTCTATTGCTACAATCGCTTTTGCGATGATTCTTTTTCCATGACCCGTGAACCTGATATTGACGGCTCTGCTGTCTAAATGAGATTGTTTTCTTAAGACAAACCCATTTTTCTCAAGCTGTCTAATGGATTTTGAAACTGTCATTTTGTCGATTTTCGCATGTTCGACAATATGCGCCTGGGTCGTCGGCTGACGCGTCTGCTCAAACCACCTGAGAGAAGCCATGATGGCGAATTGCGTTTGAGTGATGCCGAACTCGCCGAGCACTTCGGCAAGTTTTCTCTGCCACAACGTGGTAATCTTCCAAAGCAGGAAACCTGCGCTCTCATCCGCCTTATCATGCTTAAAGGGCGATGGCTCAGACATTCAGTGCCCGCTCAATCAGCTTTTCTGTTTGCTC
This DNA window, taken from Nitrospirota bacterium, encodes the following:
- a CDS encoding VOC family protein, producing the protein MNNFVVWFEIPVNNLDRAMKFYSTVMAVELQPVAMGPKKGAMFPFTQNVASGSLLESKEKKPSNMGTMVYLNGGEDLSVPLKRVKGAGGKIVQEKISIGENGFMAIFEDTEGNHVALHSRK
- a CDS encoding type 1 glutamine amidotransferase, with amino-acid sequence MKVHVLQHVPFEGLGSIEAWLAETGADVQYTRFYESSELPNPRTVDVVVAMGGPMSVNDEREYPWLKQEKRFLQEAVRRGQSVVGVCLGAQLIASALGARVYANAEKEIGWFPIEAVDANGDVFRFPRQVPVFHWHGETFDLPPGAVRLAKSSVCENQAFQIGKNVIGLQFHLETTPRTADLLIRNCRGELGDGVYIQTEQAIRAATESAYAEINKLMGKVLSYITV
- a CDS encoding isoprenylcysteine carboxylmethyltransferase family protein, which codes for MKNTLNKVKDTAGVIAPPPLLYAAGLVAGFLLHTVFPLRIPFGAMPAVLGLCLIGTGVLLAAAGFRTMSRVGTHVDPFKPTTALVTDGPFRFSRNPLYLSLTLLYGGIALFMNLPWAILFLPIVLLIMRRGVIDREERYLEQKFGVAYSRYKQRVRRWI
- the msrA gene encoding peptide-methionine (S)-S-oxide reductase MsrA, encoding MKRFGFKNIWIFVALWIVFVSMPGRSAEIPVNPDTRLEIATFAGGCFWCMVPPFKKLEGVISVTSGYTGGHVENPTYEQVSAGGTGHAEAVQIKYDPGRISYGTLLNVFWHNIDPTVVDYQFCDHGNQYRSEVFYHTDMQKRLAEESRAALEKTKPFKGPIVTKITPALKFYPAEEYHQDFYNKSPIRYKFYRHRCGRDQRLEELWGKSNTPH
- a CDS encoding SRPBCC family protein; the protein is MTRLNHEIFINVPPEKVWKTLANLEAVAKYNPGVAHAKYITAQKEGVGATRQCELKNKSVLKERVIGWNPIQSMTMELSESDWPVQDMQWTTDLTSKNGGTFITQKLQYRPKGVMGTILNFLIMKRMMNKSLNEIFESMKKYIEAGQSMNC
- a CDS encoding molybdopterin-dependent oxidoreductase, giving the protein MEDQNNWKRRNFIKGAFLGVVALSLTGCDYFSRNKTFTKILSQAETLNRKLQKAIRPRAAMAKEFSETDLSPIFPVNGNSNPENSTYQRHLGEGFENWTLAINGLVENPLRFSLNEIKQFPSRVQITRHDCVEGWSAIGKWKGVKLGDLLDRVRLKPTARYVIFHCADSDEDDVVYYESIDLEDAFHPQTILAYELNDKPLPVANGAPIRLRVERQLGYKMAKFIMEIEVSDRLSHVGEGQGGYWEDQGYEWYAGI
- a CDS encoding sigma-70 family RNA polymerase sigma factor is translated as MEKFELSSPDKWVDSYGDYLYRCALARVRDPKLAEEIVQETFLAGLQSRDQFRGESSERGWLVGILKHKVIEYFRKTSREFTVETPEPFGDEFEGVFDEIGHWKGDKTGPCEWNQNPDTLLERKEFWIALDGCLSRLPSRMANVFSLREIDDIGSEKICEVLDISTSNLWVLLHRARMQLRQCLEIQFFGTKSPEGKV
- a CDS encoding beta-lactamase family protein; the protein is MAHHSGLPADYLKGMWVEKPDSLSRLVDTLKEESLASPPQTQYKYSNLDFSLLGRIIEKISGEDYETAMQRDLLQPLGMIHSSFGLIPDFGNYYSKGYREGKEMRRLSLRDLPAGSMLSNVRDMAQFMRFIFAEGSSQESRVLNPETLKEMFTPQYRGLALDFGHEIGMAWMLNGLEVSGVSRIAWHDGGYPPFFGTLTVLPEQKLGVVILANTAEARSFGNQVSLKAMELALEAKYGIQPPQPPPPPQFKPVKVPIQTLQKYAGDYVIFGGLSAISQKGEKLNVTAMGNRLDLVPINHDTFIPAKMLFGLISIPLMNYPVQFETVEGRDVALLKGLPAPFPFEKIPHYLVPEAWVKRLGEYRMEHPEELFEIKKMSLKSEGGVLFLNLNLSSEPFGVKDAETRSACGVQDLPHRFGSAEVSAKCRCLINRSTRPCKSGASHSFFTTVSPIVRLKKSAIPHFKR
- a CDS encoding MarR family transcriptional regulator gives rise to the protein MSEPSPFKHDKADESAGFLLWKITTLWQRKLAEVLGEFGITQTQFAIMASLRWFEQTRQPTTQAHIVEHAKIDKMTVSKSIRQLEKNGFVLRKQSHLDSRAVNIRFTGHGKRIIAKAIVAIENADHDFFSCLTRKELRIYKSLTMTVIANGDKLSF
- a CDS encoding cytochrome b/b6 domain-containing protein codes for the protein MGFTMNKQYLDIKRHGLWVRLSHWLNVVPLFILVMSGFQIFNAHPHLYWGDRSDRDQAFFSIQSETTEENKIKGELAILGHSFDTTGFLGASTRSDGEVTRIAFPGWITIPGVQWLAMARRWHLFFAWFFVLNGILFFLYSFCFGHFLKDLFPTWKEFGRIRKSLIDHVLFRHPKGEETARYNILQKIAYLGVLFILAPLIILTGMAMSPRIDAIAPWLTVLFGGRQSARSFHFISCFLFIGFFFIHIFMVFTTGVFNNLRSMITGRYRIQVK